In a genomic window of Staphylococcus taiwanensis:
- a CDS encoding HAD family hydrolase: MYKAVVFDFDGTIIDTEKHLFEIINKHLEYHGVKPITLAFYRSHIGGHAQGLHDYIEEQIGLEKKQNIYDEHNETSHELDIIDTVYSLMKYLKQRHIPMAIATSSYRKEILPTVEALGLDDYIDEIVGREDVEAVKPDPELYLTAVQRLNYSPAHCLAIEDSANGATGAINAGLDVIINTNEMTEAQDFSSIPYVGRDLTFDEIVERFFEQDKE; encoded by the coding sequence ATGTATAAAGCAGTTGTATTTGATTTCGATGGCACAATTATTGATACTGAAAAACATCTATTTGAAATTATAAATAAACATTTGGAATATCATGGGGTTAAACCGATAACTTTAGCTTTTTATCGTAGTCATATTGGTGGACATGCTCAAGGGTTACACGATTATATTGAAGAACAAATCGGTCTTGAAAAGAAACAAAACATATATGATGAACACAATGAAACAAGCCATGAACTCGATATCATCGATACGGTTTATTCATTGATGAAATATTTAAAACAACGTCATATTCCAATGGCCATTGCTACAAGTAGTTACAGAAAAGAAATATTACCTACAGTAGAAGCATTAGGGTTAGATGATTATATTGATGAAATTGTAGGTAGGGAAGATGTTGAGGCTGTTAAACCTGATCCTGAATTATATTTAACGGCAGTTCAAAGACTCAACTATTCACCGGCACATTGCTTAGCAATTGAAGATTCGGCTAATGGAGCTACCGGAGCTATTAATGCAGGTTTAGATGTAATAATTAATACTAATGAGATGACTGAAGCACAAGATTTTTCATCAATCCCTTATGTTGGAAGAGACTTAACTTTTGATGAAATTGTTGAACGCTTTTTTGAACAGGATAAGGAGTAA
- a CDS encoding amino acid permease, with translation MDNNELLRGLSARQIRMIALGGTIGVGLFMGATSTIKWTGPSVIFAYLIAGIFLFLIMRAMGEMIYLNPTTGSFATFASDYIHPAAGYMTAWSNIFQWIVVGMSEVIAVGEYMNYWFPHLPQWIPGVVAVLLLLAANLASVKAFGEFEFWFAMIKVVTILLMIVAGLGLIFFGIGNGGHPIGISNLWSHGGFMPNGLVGFFFALSIVIGSYQGVELIGITAGETKDPQKNIKSAVNGVIWRILIFYIGAIFVIVSIYPWNQLGNIGSPFVATFAKIGITFAAGLINFVVLTAALSGCNSGIFSASRMIFTLAQKGQMPKIFTRVMKNGVPFYPVLTIAIGILVGALLNVILPLFIKGADSIFVYVYSASILPGMIPWFMILISHIRFRKLHPEKVEGHPFKMPGGTIASAITIVFLLVVLVGMLFNKETVVSVVIGIIFLAGVTVYYFVRGHHKNDGYRKVK, from the coding sequence ATGGATAACAATGAATTACTTAGGGGGCTAAGTGCTCGTCAAATTAGAATGATAGCGCTTGGTGGGACTATCGGTGTTGGTCTATTTATGGGAGCAACAAGTACAATTAAATGGACTGGCCCTTCAGTTATATTTGCGTATTTAATCGCAGGTATCTTTTTATTCTTAATCATGAGAGCAATGGGGGAAATGATTTATTTAAATCCGACAACTGGTTCATTCGCAACATTTGCAAGTGATTACATACATCCAGCAGCAGGTTATATGACAGCATGGAGTAACATATTCCAATGGATTGTTGTAGGTATGAGTGAAGTTATAGCAGTTGGGGAGTATATGAACTATTGGTTCCCGCATTTACCACAGTGGATTCCAGGTGTGGTTGCGGTGTTACTATTATTAGCAGCGAACTTAGCATCAGTTAAAGCATTTGGTGAATTTGAGTTTTGGTTTGCAATGATTAAAGTCGTAACAATCTTATTGATGATTGTTGCAGGTTTAGGGCTTATCTTCTTTGGTATTGGTAACGGAGGCCATCCGATTGGTATTTCTAATTTATGGTCTCACGGTGGATTCATGCCAAATGGCTTAGTAGGTTTCTTCTTTGCATTATCAATTGTTATTGGTTCATACCAAGGAGTTGAATTAATTGGTATTACAGCAGGGGAAACTAAAGACCCACAAAAGAACATTAAAAGTGCAGTTAACGGTGTTATCTGGCGTATTTTAATTTTCTACATTGGAGCGATTTTCGTAATTGTTTCTATCTATCCTTGGAACCAATTAGGAAACATTGGTAGTCCTTTCGTAGCAACATTTGCTAAGATTGGTATTACTTTCGCAGCAGGATTAATTAACTTTGTAGTATTAACAGCTGCATTATCAGGTTGTAACTCTGGTATTTTCAGTGCTAGCCGTATGATTTTTACATTAGCACAAAAAGGTCAAATGCCTAAAATCTTTACGCGAGTAATGAAAAATGGTGTACCATTCTACCCGGTATTAACTATTGCGATTGGTATTTTAGTAGGTGCTTTATTAAATGTTATTTTACCTTTATTCATTAAAGGTGCTGACAGCATTTTCGTATATGTATACAGTGCATCAATCTTACCAGGTATGATTCCTTGGTTTATGATTTTAATTAGTCATATCCGTTTCAGAAAGTTACATCCTGAAAAAGTGGAAGGTCATCCTTTCAAAATGCCTGGCGGTACAATTGCTAGTGCAATAACTATTGTATTCTTATTAGTAGTATTAGTTGGTATGTTATTCAATAAAGAAACTGTAGTATCAGTAGTTATTGGTATTATTTTCTTAGCTGGCGTAACAGTATACTATTTTGTACGTGGTCATCATAAAAATGATGGTTACCGTAAAGTAAAATAA